From Trichoplusia ni isolate ovarian cell line Hi5 chromosome 11, tn1, whole genome shotgun sequence, the proteins below share one genomic window:
- the LOC113498482 gene encoding DNA repair protein RAD51 homolog 1, with protein sequence MSATASAVTATIEEDADECGPQLINKLEGNGITSGDIKKLEEAGYHTVESIAYAPKKWLITIKGISEAKADKILAEASKLVPMGFTTATEFHQKRSEIIQLTTGAKELDRLLGGGIETGSITEIFGEFRTGKTQICHTLAVTCQLPIEQSGGEGKCMYIDTEGTFRPERLLAVAQRYGMDGAAVLDNVAYARAYNTDHQTQLLVQACAMMAESRYSLIIVDSATALYRTDYSGRGELNSRQLHLGRFMRMLLRLADEFGVAVVITNQVVAQVDSVGVFNADTKKPIGGHIIAHASTTRLYLRKGRGDNRVCKIYDSPCLPETEAMFAISTEGITDAKE encoded by the exons ATGTCCGCTACAGCATCAGCAGTTACTGCCACTATTGAAGAAGATGCCGACGAATGCGGACCACAACTAATCAACAAACTAGAG GGTAATGGCATAACATCTGGCGATATTAAAAAGCTGGAAGAAGCTGGTTATCACACAGTTGAGTCAATAGCCTATGCTCCTAAGAAATGGCTGATCACAATAAAAGGCATATCAGAAGCTAAAGCTGACAAGATACTGGCCGAGGCATCTAAGCTAGTGCCCATGGGGTTCACCACTGCCACAGAGTTTCATCAAAAAAG ATCTGAAATAATTCAACTGACAACAGGAGCTAAGGAGCTTGATAGATTACTAGGTGGTGGTATCGAAACGGGCTCAATCACAGAAATATTTGGCGAGTTCAGAACTGGGAAGACTCAAATATGTCATACTTTAGCTGTAACATGTCAG CTGCCCATAGAACAGTCAGGAGGGGAAGGTAAATGCATGTATATAGACACAGAAGGGACTTTCCGACCAGAGCGCTTATTGGCTGTGGCGCAGCGTTACGGCATGGACGGAGCGGCAGTATTAGACAATGTGGCGTATGCTCGCGCTTACAATACTGACCACCAAACTCAGCTGCTGGTACAGGCGTGTGCTATGATGGCGGAGTCCAG ATATTCCTTAATAATCGTGGACAGTGCAACAGCTCTATACAGAACCGATTATTCAGGCCGTGGTGAGCTCAACTCGAGACAACTGCATCTTGGTCGATTTATGAGAATGCTGCTCAGGTTAGCCGATGAG ttTGGCGTAGCAGTAGTAATTACAAACCAAGTGGTAGCACAAGTGGATTCCGTGGGAGTTTTCAACGCTGACACGAAGAAGCCGATAGGTGGTCACATAATTGCGCACGCGTCGACGACACGCCTCTATCTGCGGAAGGGGCGGGGCGACAACCGAGTGTGCAAGATATACGATAGTCCTTGTTTACCAGAAACAGAAGCCATGTTTGCTATCAGTACTGAAGGGATTACTGATGCTAAAGaatag
- the LOC113498771 gene encoding kelch-like protein 40b: METVQDVSLIIDGVVFKAKKEVLCEYSDYFRAMFSGNYIEKEQHEIIIDMLNPDLMAIILKYMDIGLITLSDHSLSTIEELAMAANFLQITELIKQIEYHLELELTLENMMDTIETAKRVSFLKLEQYCVMYGLFSFKQMKPQFIPTVEKLYWYLSHPHLNTETELDVFQFGLQWIKHMGKGPDALMIVLCCLDFNRITHEDLEEITYLSKEYVNSLLQKVVTCLYKLAFTSKLSLTSITEEKSSLSEKYTEKVYAEVLNLVKDSVQRKLVLTPAVPLLPAPEAKEDNISTHYLYTFTKEEGFKSFLEVSERNVWGWSVTSWGPTKIIVVGGERGRGTGIFMRDVHEYDIVKKEWIKHGVQLPQRRHGGIAIVGDSLFIVGGVGGFRVTLDTAIVYDLKQRSFRKIAKIPDAIQSPAICCHNNSIYAAGYKHIYKYVD, translated from the exons atgGAAACTGTTCAAGACGTGTCTCTAATAATTGATGGTGTAGTTTTTAAAGCTAAAAAAGAAGTACTTTGCGAATATAGTGACTATTTTCGTGCTATGTTCAGTGGTAATTACATTGAGAAAGAGCAGCACGAAATAATTATagat ATGCTGAACCCTGATTTAATGGCCATCATATTAAAGTACATGGACATCGGATTAATAACTTTATCAGATCATTCATTATCAACAATTGAAGAGCTTGCCATGGCCGCTAACTTTCTCCAAATTACAGAGCTTATAAAGCAAATTGAGTATCATTTAGAACTAGAATTAACACTTGAAAATATGATGGACACTATAGAAACGGCAAAAAGGGTATCATTCTTAAAATTAGAACAGTATTGCGTGATGTATGGCCTCTTTTCATTCAAACAGATGAAGCCACAGTTTATTCCGACTGTCGAAAAATTGTACTGGTATTTATCACACCCACATTTGAACACTGAAACAGAGTTAGATGTATTTCAATTTGGCCTGCAATGGATTAAACATATGGGCAAAGGACCTGATGCGTTGATGATTGTACTTTGCTGCTTAGACTTCAACAGAATCACTCATGAGGATTTAGaagaaattacatatttatccAAGGAATATGTTAATAGTCTTCTGCAAAAAGTAGTTACTTGCCTTTACAAGTTAGCATTCACATCAAAGCTATCACTGACCTCAATCACTGAGGAAAAGTCTTCTTTAAGTGAAAAGTACACGGAGAAAGTTTATGCtgaagttttaaatttagtGAAGGACAGTGTTCAACGTAAACTGGTATTGACACCAGCTGTGCCACTCCTGCCAGCACCTGAGGCCAAAGAGGATAATATATCCACACATTACTTATACACTTTTACAAAGGAGGAAGGGTTCAAGAGTTTCTTAGAAGTTTCAGAGCGTAATGTGTGGGGCTGGAGTGTCACCTCATGGGGACCGACAAAGATCATTGTGGTGGGTGGTGAGCGTGGCAGAGGAACTGGAATATTCATGAGGGATGTCCATGAATATGATATTGTTAAGAAAGAGTGGATTAAGCATGGAGTACAGCTGCCGCAGCGGAGGCATGGCGGTATCGCCATAGTTGGAGACTCGTTGTTCATTGTCGGTGGTGTTGGCGGCTTCAG GGTCACTTTGGACACAGCAATTGTGTATGACTTAAAACAGAGGTCCTTTAGGAAAATAGCGAAAATACCTGATGCCATCCAATCCCCCGCTATATGCTGTCACAACAACTCAATTTACGCTGCAGGGTATAAACACATATACAAATATGTAGAT